The Setaria italica strain Yugu1 chromosome IX, Setaria_italica_v2.0, whole genome shotgun sequence genome has a window encoding:
- the LOC101762181 gene encoding uncharacterized protein LOC101762181, whose translation MPSPSTPPPPSSWAILGAIPRVSADDLSLDLAAPPRVSLLTIPKRMFPAEVTPRNYPRLLAADPSGLLLLHADQGRAASPTVNDRPNHQSFCWREFVAGYFVLDAADSALALPEPELIMNAGHVGIIASPTGSGYMVAELQPFLGDDHATLLCFSSDVGEWVDKTVNYPLPARHLSSDAVVSLHGRLWWIDLSWCIAACDPFADDPHLTVVPLPPGTALGYGQAAGVLDRYRAVGVSAGKLRFVDMYRNRDPSGALQVTIWTLPHPDSTEWELEHQASFHHIWDHHTYKAAGLPSKIPVLALIHPDHPAVVYFFLDDHLFGVDLRDHAVVACDLYHLVDPPRDLVSARFVHAWQLPQALRSPSALPQVINAKSLALHYLHAAVHSAALTLQDE comes from the coding sequence ATGCCGTCCCCCtccacacctccgccgccgtcctcctggGCCATCCTCGGCGCCATTCCGCGCGTTTCCGCCGACGACCTCTCCCTCGACCTCGCCGCGCCCCCGCGCGTCTCCCTCCTCACCATCCCCAAGCGCATGTTCCCGGCCGAGGTCACGCCCCGCAACTACCCCaggctcctcgccgccgacccctcgggcctcctcctcctccacgccgaCCAGGGCCGCGCCGCGTCCCCCACCGTCAACGACCGCCCCAACCACCAGTCCTTCTGCTGGCGCGAGTTCGTCGCCGGCTACTTcgtcctcgacgccgccgactccgcgctcgccctccccgagcccgagctcaTCATGAACGCCGGCCACGTTGGCATCATCGCCTCCCCCACCGGCTCCGGCTACATGGTCGCTGAGCTCCAGCCCTTCCTCGGCGACGACCACGCCACCCTCCTCTGCTTCTCCTCCGACGTCGGCGAGTGGGTCGACAAGACTGTCAACTACCCGCTCCCGGCCCGCCACCTCTCCTCCGACGCCGTTGTCTCGCTCCACGGCAGGCTCTGGTGGATCGACCTCTCCTGGTGCATCGCCGCCTGCGACCCCTTCGCCGACGACCCGCACCTCACCGTCGTCCCGCTCCCGCCGGGCACGGCGCTCGGCTACGGCCAGGCTGCCGGGGTGCTCGACAGGTACCGCGCCGTCGGGGTCAGCGCGGGCAAGCTGCGCTTCGTCGACATGTACAGGAACCGTGACCCCAGCGGCGCTCTCCAGGTCACCATCTGGACGCTGCCCCATCCCGACTCCACCGAGTGGGAGCTCGAGCACCAGGCCAGCTTCCACCACATCTGGGATCATCACACCTACAAGGCCGCTGGACTCCCCAGCAAGATCCCCGTCCTCGCGCTCATCCACCCCGACCACCCCGCCGTCGTCTACTTCTTCCTCGACGACCACCTCTTCGGCGTCGACTTGCGGGACCACGCCGTCGTGGCCTGCGACCTCTACCACCTCGTCGACCCGCCCAGGGATCTCGTCTCCGCCCGCTTCGTCCACGCCTGGCAGCTGCCGCAAGCTCTTCGTTCCCCTTCGGCCCTTCCCCAGGTAATCAACGCTAAATCACTTGCATTGCATTATTTGCATGCTGCTGTACACTCTGCTGCACTCACACTCCAAGATGAATAG